DNA from Candidatus Bathyarchaeota archaeon:
CAGTTCTTTTTCTTTGTTAGGATAAGTAACTCGAATTACATCCTTAAATCCGAACTGAGGGTCATCTTTAGTGAGGTTAAATATAGCCTTATAACGCGAGGTTCCAGCTGTATCTTCGAAGATAAGAACAGTCCCATTTACGGTAACATTATAGGTGCCTCCAGGAAATTCGGCAGTCAAATATGTACCATAAAAAGGAGTTGGACCATAATAAGCGCCAGCAACACGGGGGTGGGGGAGCGGCAGTTGGGGCGGATAATTCGGACCTAAGGTGCAATTTGGGGCCAACCGAAAGCTTTTAATCTCAACCCACCCTTGCTCAACATAAACTTCGCTGCCAACATGCTCTATTATTAGGCAGAAGTAAGCTTCATACTCAGTCCATCTCTCTCCGCTCACCGGATCAATCGAATAATACTTTATAAGGTATGGAGAACGCCAGTAACCATCAAATGGTCCTTCATTCAAACTCTCAGCCCTAAATAAGGTCAATTGCGTCGAAACTACATAGAACATAAATGCTAAGAAGAACAATAAGATAAAAAGAATACTCTTTCTATTAAATGAGAAACTTTCTTTTGGTTTATCTTTGGCATCTGAGACTTCACTGTCGAACATTTTTTTTCCCTATTCGCTTGAAAAACTATATTTTGATTCAAAGTTATAAGTTTCTCCTTTCGATTCACGAATCTTAATCTAATTTCATTTTGACCGGTACGATTTTCGCAAAGATTTTTATTGCGAAAAATGGTTATCATAACTTGTGGATTCTATTGATTATGAGATTTTAAAGATTCTCAAGAAGGATGCCAGAATAAAATATGTTACAATCGCAAAGATTGTTGGTCTTAGTGAAGGAGCTGTTAGGAGAAGAATAAAGAAAATGTTGCAGGAGAGAGTTATCAGAAGATTTACAATCGAGACCCCACTTGGGTTTGAGGGGATAGTACTAATTAGGACAGAGCCTACTAGGACCAAGGATGTCGTGGCAAAATTAAGGAAAATTGCCGATAAGGTTTTTGAGGTTTCTGGAAGCCATGATATAGCGGTATTCATACAGGCAGATACGATGGAAGATCTTAATAGAAAGATAGATGATATAAGGAGGATTCCCGCAGTCCTAAATACCAACACCCTTATAAAATTGAAGGATTAGAAACTCAAAGCGCATTTAGGGCTTTGTACATCCGCTCATATGCGCTTGAGAACTTTTCATCCTTTGCTAGATTCTCACGTATGTCAATGCATATTCTCTTAAAGCTGTCCAGATCTTTCTTATCAATTAAGTCCTTCATCATTCTAGCCCTATCAAAGAATTTCTCAAGAAACCTAATTGTATATGGGTTATCTGCCTGTAAATGGGCATAAAACGCTGGATCCTCG
Protein-coding regions in this window:
- a CDS encoding Lrp/AsnC family transcriptional regulator, producing MDSIDYEILKILKKDARIKYVTIAKIVGLSEGAVRRRIKKMLQERVIRRFTIETPLGFEGIVLIRTEPTRTKDVVAKLRKIADKVFEVSGSHDIAVFIQADTMEDLNRKIDDIRRIPAVLNTNTLIKLKD